Proteins co-encoded in one Stomoxys calcitrans chromosome 5, idStoCalc2.1, whole genome shotgun sequence genomic window:
- the LOC106093361 gene encoding large ribosomal subunit protein eL39: MSVDNVYAVIDYYLQFDSISFPSFVSNKEDEMAAHKTFRIKQKLAKKLKQNRSVPQWIRLRTGNTIRYNAKRRHWRRTKLKL, encoded by the exons ATGTCTGTTGACAATGTCTATGCTGTTATCGATTATTATTTGCAATTTGACAGCATTTCTTTTCCCTCTTTTGTCTCAAACAAGGAAGACGAGATG GCGGCCCATAAAACCTTCAGAATTAAGCAAAAGCTTGCTAAGAAGTTGAAACAAAACCGTTCCGTGCCACAATGGATTCGTTTGCGCACAGGCAACACCATTAG ATATAACGCCAAGAGACGCCACTGGAGACGCACCAAGTTGAAGTTGTAA
- the LOC106093359 gene encoding LIM domain-binding protein 2, whose product MNRRGINTNTNLNSQSVMDDASWKNVNVPENPSMMGGGGNNPSLNPDGSNQGGFAQGNMPYGGSNTPYSQGGQNSPAGNQGLVFPNANPTGSNTPQYTSSPAPSGSSTPGPVSQQNMSGPYPQPSNSGNFNGPVGGPFGSPSSGMGQFSRPASSGTPFNSQGGHFPGQAVFNVGGQFNSMPPASGFGHGGGHPMMGGPQMDRIDPGYRRHNSYFSHTEHRVFEMNKRLQQRTEESDNCWWDSFTTEFFEDDAKLTVLFCLEDGPKRYTIGRTLIPRFFRSIYEGGVSDLYFQLKHAKESFHNTSITLDCDQCTVITQHGKPFFTKVCADARLILEFIYDDYMRIKSWHMTIKGHRELIPRSVIGTSLPSDPMILEQITKNITRAGITNSTLNYLRLCVILEPMQELMSRHKAYALSPRDCLKTTLFQKWQRMVAPPGKKDPQRPANKRRKRKGSNSGGGANANTPPVSNQKRSPSGHNFSLSSQDVMVVGEPTLMGGEFGEEDERLITRLENTQYDGSNAMDHENHTGFGHSDSPISGANPWNMDRSGAIPASPGSGSVQNNANMADIDKKSPIVSQ is encoded by the coding sequence ATGAATCGCAGAGGAatcaatacaaatacaaatttaaattcaCAATCAGTCATGGATGATGCCAGTTGGAAAAATGTTAACGTGCCCGAAAACCCTTCAATGATGGGTGGCGGAGGCAATAACCCGTCTTTAAATCCAGATGGATCCAATCAGGGAGGATTTGCTCAAGGCAATATGCCTTACGGGGGTTCAAATACTCCCTATTCTCAAGGTGGGCAGAATTCACCAGCAGGTAATCAGGGGCTGGTGTTTCCAAACGCGAATCCAACAGGATCAAATACACCACAGTATACATCATCACCAGCACCATCGGGCTCGTCGACACCCGGACCTGTGTCACAGCAAAATATGTCTGGCCCTTACCCGCAGCCATCGAATTCGGGAAATTTTAATGGTCCTGTAGGTGGACCCTTTGGATCTCCCTCATCCGGGATGGGGCAGTTTAGTCGTCCCGCTAGTTCTGGCACGCCTTTTAACAGTCAAGGTGGTCATTTCCCCGGGCAAGCTGTATTTAACGTAGGCGGTCAGTTTAATTCAATGCCTCCTGCTTCTGGATTCGGTCATGGTGGTGGTCATCCTATGATGGGAGGACCACAGATGGACCGTATTGACCCCGGATATAGACGACACAATTCTTATTTTAGCCATACCGAACATCGTGTGTTTGAAATGAACAAACGGCTACAGCAAAGAACTGAGGAAAGTGATAATTGTTGGTGGGACTCGTTCACCACAGAGTTTTTCGAGGATGATGCAAAATTAACAGTTCTGTTCTGCTTGGAGGATGGACCCAAACGTTATACGATTGGACGCACATTAATACCGAGATTTTTTCGCAGCATCTATGAGGGAGGAGTATCCGATTTGTATTTCCAACTCAAACATGCCAAGGAATCATTTCACAATACATCAATCACATTAGATTGTGACCAGTGCACAGTTATTACCCAACATGGTAAACCATTCTTTACCAAAGTATGCGCCGACGCTCGACTTATTTTGGAATTTATCTATGACGATTATATGCGGATAAAGTCATGGCACATGACAATCAAAGGGCATAGAGAACTTATACCCAGATCTGTTATTGGGACATCTTTACCATCAGATCCTATGATTCTCGAACAAATTACCAAAAATATCACAAGGGCTGGCATCACAAACTCTACATTGAACTATTTGCGACTTTGTGTTATACTGGAACCTATGCAGGAGTTAATGTCACGACACAAAGCATATGCATTAAGCCCTCGTGATTGTTTAAAGACGACCCTTTTTCAGAAGTGGCAAAGGATGGTCGCACCCCCTGGGAAAAAAGACCCGCAGAGGCCGGCCAACAAAAGGCGCAAAAGAAAGGGGTCAAACTCGGGCGGGGGCGCAAACGCAAACACCCCACCCGTGAGTAATCAGAAGCGCTCCCCGTCCGGTCACAACTTTTCATTATCTTCACAAGACGTTATGGTTGTTGGCGAGCCCACTTTAATGGGCGGTGAATTTGGCGAAGAAGATGAACGTTTAATAACGCGTTTGGAAAACACCCAATATGATGGTTCCAATGCAATGGATCACGAGAATCATACCGGTTTTGGTCATTCGGATTCTCCAATATCTGGTGCAAATCCTTGGAACATGGATAGATCAGGTGCAATACCAGCTAGTCCCGGGAGTGGGTCAGTACAGAACAATGCAAATATGGCCGACATAGATAAAAAGAGCCCGATAGTGTCGCAGTAA